A region from the Melanotaenia boesemani isolate fMelBoe1 chromosome 11, fMelBoe1.pri, whole genome shotgun sequence genome encodes:
- the pomt1 gene encoding protein O-mannosyl-transferase 1 isoform X1 produces MLQLPLVVTAKVDLVLVLVTLLAFWTRLRHLSYPNAVVFDEVYYGQFVSLYMKRVFFIEDSGPPLGHMILALGAYLGGFDGNFLWTRIGAEYPGNVSVWSLRLLPALCGALCVPLVYLLTLELKFSHLSALGTALLLLLENSLIVQSRFMLLESVLIFFVLLAFLSYLRFYNAPCSSWSRYSWLLLCGVSCAAAVGVKYMGVFSYLLLLGVASWHTWILIGDKTVSHLSVCLQCVCRVVCLLVVPVLLYVFWFYIHLTLLSRSGPHDQLMSSAFQASLQGGLSRITQGQPLEVAYGSQVTLRSSASQPVPCWLHSHKANYPIRYENGRGSSHQQQVTCYPFKDVNNWWIIKDPSRQDLVVDTPPRPVRHGDVIQLVHGMTSRLLNSHDVAAPMSPHAQEVSGYIDFNVSMPAQNLWRVDISNRETESEVWKTILSEVHLIHVNTSTTLKLSGVSLPDWGFRQLEVVAEKLFKAQSSSLGWTVEEHRYGTSQEQKEREAELHSPTRIDVDRKISFWAKFMELQWKMLTVKQEESEHKYSSAPLEWITMETNIAYWLHASTNAQIHMIGNPVSWGVANFSLLAYQLLAAVYLLRRRRGFKDLPDGVWVRFVCLGCVCVGGWLVNFLPFLLMDKTLFLYHYLPALMYLHLLSPALLEHVHTHLLSRGTQRRALGVCAAAVLLSIFLSYQTFCPLTYGSPELSANQLQALKWRDTWDILYRRR; encoded by the exons ATGCTGCAGCTCCCCTTGGTGGTGACAGCTAAGGTTgacttggttctggtcctggtgacCCTGCTGGCTTTCTGGACCAGGCTTAGGCACCTCAGCTATCCCAACGCTGTGGT GTTTGATGAGGTTTACTATGGACAGTTCGTGTCTCTGTACATGAAGAGGGTCTTCTTCATCGAAGACAGCGGACCGCCGTTGGGTCATATGATCCTGGCTCTTGGAG CGTATTTAGGAGGATTTGATGGAAACTTTTTGTGGACCCGAATTGGAGCAG AGTACCCCGGCaatgtgagtgtgtggagtCTGCGGCTGCTGCCAGCTCTGTGTGGAGCTCTCTGTGTTCCTCTGGTTTACCTGTTGACTCTGGAACTTAAGTTTTCTCACCTGTCGGCTCTGGGCACTGCACTCCTACTGCTGctag AGAACTCTCTGATCGTTCAATCACGTTTCATGTTACTGGAGTCAGTTCTCATCTTTTTCGTGCTGTTGGCGTTCCTCTCATACCTGCGTTTCTACAACGCCCCCTGCAG ctcctGGTCCCGCTACAGCTGGCTGCTCCTCTGTGGGGTCTCCTGTGCGGCTGCTGTCGG GGTGAAGTACATGGGTGTGTTCTCCTACCTGCTACTGCTGGGCGTGGCCTCATGGCACACCTGGATCCTGATTGGAGACAAAACAGTCAGTCAT ctgagtgtgtgtttgcagtgtgtgtgtagagTTGTGTGTCTACTGGTGGTTCCTGTCCTGCTCTATGTGTTCTGGTTCTACATTCACCTGACATTGCTGAGCCGCAGCGGACCACATGACCAGCTGATGAGCTCTGCCTTCCAGGCCAGTCTACAG GGCGGTCTCTCCAGGATCACTCAGGGTCAGCCTCTTGAAGTTGCTTATGGCAGTCAGGTGACTTTAAGAAGCTCCGCCTCCCAACCGGTCCCCTGTTGGCTCCACTCACATAAAGCCAACTATCCAATAAG GTATGAAAATGGACGGGGCAGCTCTCATCAGCAGCAGGTCACTTGTTATCCATTCAAAGACGTCAACAACTGGTGGATCATCAAAGACCCCAGCAG ACAGGATCTGGTGGTCGACACTCCTCCCCGGCCTGTCCGTCACGGTGATGTCATCCAGCTGGTTCATGGAATGACATCACGCTTACTAAACAG TCACGATGTGGCAGCTCCCATGAGTCCTCACGCTCAGGAAGTGTCCGGATACATCGACTTCAACGTTTCCATGCCGGCTCAGAACCTGTGGAGGGTG GACATCTCCAACCGGGAGACGGAGTCAGAGGTGTGGAAGACCATCCTTTCTGAAGTCCATTTGATCCACGTCAACACatccaccaccctcaag ctgagCGGTGTGTCTCTTCCAGACTGGGGTTTCCGTCAGTTGGAGGTTGTTGCAGAGAAACTGTTCAAAGCTCAGAGCAGCAGTTTGGGTTGGACAGTGGAGGAGCACCGCTATGGAACCA GTCAAGAGCAGAAGGAGCGGGAGGCAGAGCTTCACTCTCCGACTCGCATCGATGTTGACAGAAAAATTTCCTTCTGGGCCAAATTCATGGAACTGCAG TGGAAGATGCTGACGGTGAAGCAGGAAGAGTCGGAGCACAAGTATAGCTCCGCCCCCCTGGAGTGgatcaccatggaaaccaacATTGCGTACTGGCTGCATGCTTCCACCAAT GCTCAGATCCACATGATTGGTAACCCGGTGTCATGGGGCGTGGCCAACTTCAGCTTGTTGGCCTATCAGCTGCTGGCAGCTGTCTACCTGCTGAGGCGGAGGCGGGGTTTCAAAGACCTTCCTGATG gTGTGTGGGTGCGGTTTGTGTGTCTGGGCTGCGTGTGTGTCGGCGGCTGGTTGGTGAACTTCCTTCCCTTCCTGCTGATGGACAAAACTCTCTTCCTGTATCACTACCTTCCTGCCCTGATGTACCTGCACCTGCTGAGCCCCGCCCTGCTGGAGCATGTGCACACTCACTTGCTCAg CCGTGGAACTCAGCGGCGGGCTCTGGGTGTGTGTGCGGCTGCGGTGCTGCTGTCCATCTTCCTGTCCTACCAGACCTTCTGCCCACTGACCTATGGCAGCCCCGAGCTGTCAGCCAATCAGCTGCAGGCACTGAAGTGGCGAGACACCTGGGACATCCTGTACCGCCGCCGCTGA
- the pomt1 gene encoding protein O-mannosyl-transferase 1 isoform X2: MLLESVLIFFVLLAFLSYLRFYNAPCSSWSRYSWLLLCGVSCAAAVGVKYMGVFSYLLLLGVASWHTWILIGDKTVSHLSVCLQCVCRVVCLLVVPVLLYVFWFYIHLTLLSRSGPHDQLMSSAFQASLQGGLSRITQGQPLEVAYGSQVTLRSSASQPVPCWLHSHKANYPIRYENGRGSSHQQQVTCYPFKDVNNWWIIKDPSRQDLVVDTPPRPVRHGDVIQLVHGMTSRLLNSHDVAAPMSPHAQEVSGYIDFNVSMPAQNLWRVDISNRETESEVWKTILSEVHLIHVNTSTTLKLSGVSLPDWGFRQLEVVAEKLFKAQSSSLGWTVEEHRYGTSQEQKEREAELHSPTRIDVDRKISFWAKFMELQWKMLTVKQEESEHKYSSAPLEWITMETNIAYWLHASTNAQIHMIGNPVSWGVANFSLLAYQLLAAVYLLRRRRGFKDLPDGVWVRFVCLGCVCVGGWLVNFLPFLLMDKTLFLYHYLPALMYLHLLSPALLEHVHTHLLSRGTQRRALGVCAAAVLLSIFLSYQTFCPLTYGSPELSANQLQALKWRDTWDILYRRR, encoded by the exons ATGTTACTGGAGTCAGTTCTCATCTTTTTCGTGCTGTTGGCGTTCCTCTCATACCTGCGTTTCTACAACGCCCCCTGCAG ctcctGGTCCCGCTACAGCTGGCTGCTCCTCTGTGGGGTCTCCTGTGCGGCTGCTGTCGG GGTGAAGTACATGGGTGTGTTCTCCTACCTGCTACTGCTGGGCGTGGCCTCATGGCACACCTGGATCCTGATTGGAGACAAAACAGTCAGTCAT ctgagtgtgtgtttgcagtgtgtgtgtagagTTGTGTGTCTACTGGTGGTTCCTGTCCTGCTCTATGTGTTCTGGTTCTACATTCACCTGACATTGCTGAGCCGCAGCGGACCACATGACCAGCTGATGAGCTCTGCCTTCCAGGCCAGTCTACAG GGCGGTCTCTCCAGGATCACTCAGGGTCAGCCTCTTGAAGTTGCTTATGGCAGTCAGGTGACTTTAAGAAGCTCCGCCTCCCAACCGGTCCCCTGTTGGCTCCACTCACATAAAGCCAACTATCCAATAAG GTATGAAAATGGACGGGGCAGCTCTCATCAGCAGCAGGTCACTTGTTATCCATTCAAAGACGTCAACAACTGGTGGATCATCAAAGACCCCAGCAG ACAGGATCTGGTGGTCGACACTCCTCCCCGGCCTGTCCGTCACGGTGATGTCATCCAGCTGGTTCATGGAATGACATCACGCTTACTAAACAG TCACGATGTGGCAGCTCCCATGAGTCCTCACGCTCAGGAAGTGTCCGGATACATCGACTTCAACGTTTCCATGCCGGCTCAGAACCTGTGGAGGGTG GACATCTCCAACCGGGAGACGGAGTCAGAGGTGTGGAAGACCATCCTTTCTGAAGTCCATTTGATCCACGTCAACACatccaccaccctcaag ctgagCGGTGTGTCTCTTCCAGACTGGGGTTTCCGTCAGTTGGAGGTTGTTGCAGAGAAACTGTTCAAAGCTCAGAGCAGCAGTTTGGGTTGGACAGTGGAGGAGCACCGCTATGGAACCA GTCAAGAGCAGAAGGAGCGGGAGGCAGAGCTTCACTCTCCGACTCGCATCGATGTTGACAGAAAAATTTCCTTCTGGGCCAAATTCATGGAACTGCAG TGGAAGATGCTGACGGTGAAGCAGGAAGAGTCGGAGCACAAGTATAGCTCCGCCCCCCTGGAGTGgatcaccatggaaaccaacATTGCGTACTGGCTGCATGCTTCCACCAAT GCTCAGATCCACATGATTGGTAACCCGGTGTCATGGGGCGTGGCCAACTTCAGCTTGTTGGCCTATCAGCTGCTGGCAGCTGTCTACCTGCTGAGGCGGAGGCGGGGTTTCAAAGACCTTCCTGATG gTGTGTGGGTGCGGTTTGTGTGTCTGGGCTGCGTGTGTGTCGGCGGCTGGTTGGTGAACTTCCTTCCCTTCCTGCTGATGGACAAAACTCTCTTCCTGTATCACTACCTTCCTGCCCTGATGTACCTGCACCTGCTGAGCCCCGCCCTGCTGGAGCATGTGCACACTCACTTGCTCAg CCGTGGAACTCAGCGGCGGGCTCTGGGTGTGTGTGCGGCTGCGGTGCTGCTGTCCATCTTCCTGTCCTACCAGACCTTCTGCCCACTGACCTATGGCAGCCCCGAGCTGTCAGCCAATCAGCTGCAGGCACTGAAGTGGCGAGACACCTGGGACATCCTGTACCGCCGCCGCTGA